The following are encoded in a window of Collinsella aerofaciens genomic DNA:
- a CDS encoding DUF4869 domain-containing protein — translation MLTIHYGDMENVIYNTSVYFDNIYSPEWFQDAFAQRIIKSIDKGDVVGPGAINTKILGIIPPERLSGGTKTLLLMYFMPQNIYNATTCSDNCAYWILRIAAQHDLTINLYHLMDFGNGKFTATIANTGDVVHTMFDLVPIAAKCLRENS, via the coding sequence TCACTATGGTGATATGGAAAACGTTATCTATAATACGTCGGTTTACTTCGATAACATCTATTCGCCCGAATGGTTTCAAGATGCTTTTGCGCAGAGAATTATTAAATCCATTGATAAGGGCGACGTGGTTGGACCCGGCGCAATAAACACCAAGATCCTTGGCATTATCCCACCGGAAAGGCTATCGGGCGGAACTAAGACGCTGCTGCTCATGTACTTCATGCCTCAGAACATATACAACGCCACAACCTGTAGCGACAATTGCGCTTACTGGATTCTAAGAATCGCCGCACAGCATGATCTGACGATCAACCTCTACCATCTGATGGATTTTGGAAACGGCAAGTTCACGGCAACCATTGCAAACACGGGTGATGTCGTTCACACGATGTTCGACCTTGTCCCTATAGCCGCAAAATGCCTAAGGGAGAACTCCTGA
- a CDS encoding Abi family protein: MNSPIRQQDMCDQKPWLTPWEQVSHLKSRGVRFRYMSEAEAVEYLTKNNNYFRLRSYRTGFPKVSDGKRKGEYVNLDFKMLVDLSIIDMLLRNEMISLTLDIEHFCKVDLLGRIEQHAEDGYEIVQDYLSEQDTFDSKGNVTNWVKKEISRCESSAYSAGILAKYSGFNMPVWAFLEVITFGAFNSFILFCAKRFDDDELRDRFYLLRAAKDLRNACAHNSCILNGLASGENARRANNGVMKALSKIDGVGSYQRKARMSNERIRQIVTTLYLHKEVSSKGVIKHKARSLSKFISRANRNINYYKGAEVITSSFSFLSKVIGAWYLCDAEDMPSCDS; the protein is encoded by the coding sequence ATGAATAGTCCTATTCGTCAACAAGATATGTGCGATCAAAAGCCTTGGCTTACTCCTTGGGAACAAGTCTCCCATCTTAAGAGCAGGGGTGTCCGTTTCCGCTATATGAGCGAGGCAGAGGCAGTCGAGTATCTGACGAAGAACAACAATTACTTTCGCTTGCGCTCGTACCGCACCGGATTTCCAAAGGTTTCTGATGGAAAACGCAAGGGTGAATATGTCAACTTGGATTTCAAGATGCTTGTTGACCTTTCGATTATTGATATGTTGCTTCGAAACGAGATGATTTCACTCACTCTTGATATCGAGCACTTCTGCAAAGTTGACTTGCTGGGCAGGATAGAGCAGCATGCCGAGGACGGTTACGAAATCGTTCAAGACTATTTGAGCGAGCAGGATACATTTGATAGCAAGGGGAATGTGACCAACTGGGTTAAAAAAGAGATTTCACGTTGTGAGTCGAGTGCCTATTCTGCAGGCATTCTTGCAAAATACAGTGGTTTTAATATGCCTGTCTGGGCCTTTCTGGAAGTTATTACCTTTGGCGCCTTTAATTCATTCATTTTGTTTTGCGCCAAACGGTTTGACGATGATGAGCTTCGCGATAGGTTTTATTTGCTTCGCGCGGCAAAAGATCTCCGCAACGCGTGTGCTCACAATAGTTGCATTCTTAATGGTCTTGCTTCGGGCGAGAATGCCCGAAGGGCAAATAACGGCGTTATGAAGGCATTGAGCAAAATAGATGGGGTTGGCTCTTATCAGCGTAAGGCAAGGATGAGCAATGAGCGAATACGTCAGATTGTCACAACGCTATATCTGCACAAAGAGGTGTCGTCTAAAGGCGTTATTAAACACAAAGCACGATCGCTTTCCAAGTTTATTTCTAGGGCAAATCGCAACATCAACTATTATAAAGGTGCGGAGGTCATCACTTCCTCCTTCTCGTTTTTGTCGAAAGTGATCGGCGCATGGTATTTGTGTGACGCTGAAGATATGCCTTCTTGCGATTCCTAG